GTTAACAAGCGGGTGACTTCTTCCCGAATGTCGCCACTCTGGGGTAAGGGAAACTCTAAAATCGTAATTACTTCCGTTAAGTCCGTGGGAATGGTAATTTCGGGAGCCAGAATTACCAGGTTTTTGGCCTCCGATTTTAAGCTCCGAGCCAGGTTTCGCAGTTTGCGGGAGATGGAAATATCGTCTAAAAAGCGCTGAAAATCCCGGAGGACAAAAATCCCGGCAGCCGTTGGCGGGACTTTATGGACAAATTCTAAGGCTTGTAGAGGGTTACGACGACCGAAGCCATTATCATTGGGATTGCCCTGATAACCATCGACGAAATCCCAGGTATAGACTCCCCGACTGCCCAGATCTTTGGCGGATTCGGCGATCGCCTTCTCTACTCGCTCTTCTTCGGCAGTGGGAATGTAGATGATCGGATAGCGCGATCGTAGCAGTAGTTCAAATTCTTCCTTAAAACTCATGGACTAAAAGTTGGCAGGTATAGGAGACTCAGTTTCAATATCGTAACTTTATAGTATAGACTCCCCTTTGGGTTAAGTCGGATTAATTGGAAACCAGCTAGAAACCCGGTTTCTTCAAGAAACCGGGTTTCTAAACACCCTACCCATTGTTAATTGTTAATTGATACTATGGCTCAACGCACGCCCCAAAACCTCAAGATTAGACCTCTTGCGCCCTATGAAGACCGCTTACTGAATGCTTTGGCCTTTTTCCGTACCCAACGGCAACCGGACAATCAGGCCCATCATTGCCTGAGTATGTACTTGCGCCAGTCAGAAGCCAGAATTATGGGTGAAGTCGGATTTTATGCCCGGTTAGTGGGGATGGAACCTTGGCAGTTTTTAGAGTTACTCTATCAAGATGGCGATCGCGCCGAAGCCTTAATTCAAGAAGCCACCGGTTCACGAGTCAAAGATACCTTTGAGGAATGAGTAATTACCAAGAAAAATTGGGTTTAAAGCCCCGCCCTTCCAGGACGGCTTTTTTGACTTTATAAGTATATGCGGCAACCCAAGACCGAATAGTAGAACTTGGAATCTTCAGATAGCGAGCAGCATCCCCAATGGAGTAGTTGGGGATATTCCTGGGATCTTTCCCCCCATAAATATCAATCTTTGGCAAGGGCTGGCTGTTGAGTGTCATCTTCTTTATTCTCGTAAAACGTAGCCGACACCGCGCACGGTTTGAATGAGGCGTTTTTCCTGATTGGCTTCTAACTTTAAGCGCAGATAACGAACATAGACCTCAATAATGTTGGAATCGCCCATAAAATCGTAGCCCCAAACCTGTTCTAAAATCTGGTCGCGGGTGAGGACTTGCCGGGGATGCATCAGCAAATATTCTAACAAATCAAATTCTTTGGCGGTTAGCTCGATCGCCCGATCGCCCCGTTTGACTTCTCGCGATCTTCGGTCTAACTGAAGTTCAGCAAACTCTAACCGCTCTCGATCGGGTTTTTGCGTCCGTCGCAGTTGCACCCGTACCCTAGCTAAGAGTTCCTCAATATCAAAGGGTTTGACCAAATAATCATCTGCACCTGAATCTAATCCAGCGACGCGATCGCCTACTTCATCTTTAGCCGTTAATAAAATTACCGGAACATCCGTCCCCGTATTCCGGAGACGACGACACAAATCGATCCCACTTAATCCCGGTAACATCCAATCGAGAATCACCAAATCCGGTTGTAGTTCTCGAATGCGGGTTAATCCTGTCAACCCATCCCCGGCAAGAGTGACCTGATATCCTTCATATTGCAGTTCTAATTCCACAAAACGAGCGAGTTTGGCTTCGTCTTCAATCACCAGGATATGGGAACTCATGACCGCAGACCTAACAGGAAACTTAATCCACCATAATACTATGGTAGGGGCGAACAACCCTGGTTCGCCCCTACCGATGGATGTCACATAGAGCAAAATTTCCTAGGTAGAAGACTCCTCACTGAGGATGCGATCGCTATATTGACTCGATTTAGCTAAATAAATTCCCCCTAAAACTGTCGCAAAGGCAAGAGTATTCACCAGAGTTAAGCCTTCAGCAAACACAATCCAGGCAATAATCGCCGCAAATACCGGATCGAGTAACAGGAAAATACCGACCAAACCGGAAGACAAACGCTTGAGGCTATAGGCTTGTAAGCCTTGTCCCACCACTTGGCAAACGACAGCTAACCCAATCACAGACAGCCATCCCGATAGGGTAACC
The window above is part of the Roseofilum capinflatum BLCC-M114 genome. Proteins encoded here:
- a CDS encoding response regulator transcription factor; protein product: MSSHILVIEDEAKLARFVELELQYEGYQVTLAGDGLTGLTRIRELQPDLVILDWMLPGLSGIDLCRRLRNTGTDVPVILLTAKDEVGDRVAGLDSGADDYLVKPFDIEELLARVRVQLRRTQKPDRERLEFAELQLDRRSREVKRGDRAIELTAKEFDLLEYLLMHPRQVLTRDQILEQVWGYDFMGDSNIIEVYVRYLRLKLEANQEKRLIQTVRGVGYVLRE